The following coding sequences lie in one Tachysurus fulvidraco isolate hzauxx_2018 chromosome 19, HZAU_PFXX_2.0, whole genome shotgun sequence genomic window:
- the LOC125139648 gene encoding histone H2A-like → MYNRIGLTLEFYGVFRIGSSVTSILANKRDAVMLYDRVLEEQRCYFGVILTTYLSYKMSGRGKTGGKTRAKAKTRSSRAGLQFPVGRVHSLLRKGNYAQRVGAGAPVYLAAVLEYLTAEILELAGNAARDNKKTRIIPRHLQLAVRNDEELNKLLGGVTIAQGGVLPNIQAVLLPKKTEKAVKTK, encoded by the coding sequence ATGTACAATAGAATAGGACTGACCCTGGAATTCTACGGCGTGTTTCGGATTGGTTCTTCCGTCACAAGTATCTTAGCCAATAAGAGAGATGCCGTGATGTTATATGACAGAGTGCTAGAAGAACAGCGCTGTTATTTCGGTGTTATTCTTACAACGTATCTGAGCTACAAGATGAGTGGAAGAGGCAAAACCGGCGGTAAAACTAGGGCTAAGGCCAAGACTCGTTCATCCAGGGCCGGACTGCAGTTCCCCGTGGGTCGTGTGCACAGTCTTCTGCGTAAAGGTAATTATGCCCAGCGCGTCGGTGCCGGCGCTCCGGTTTACTTGGCTGCCGTGCTCGAGTATCTGACTGCTGAGATCCTCGAGTTGGCCGGTAATGCCGCCCGTGACAACAAGAAGACCCGTATCATTCCCCGTCACCTACAGCTCGCTGTGCGTAACGACGAGGAGCTGAACAAACTGCTCGGAGGAGTGACCATCGCTCAGGGAGGTGTACTGCCCAACATTCAGGCCGTGCTTCTGCCCAAGAAGACCGAGAAAGCCGTCAAGACCAAGTAA